The Drosophila teissieri strain GT53w chromosome X, Prin_Dtei_1.1, whole genome shotgun sequence genome has a segment encoding these proteins:
- the LOC122623774 gene encoding mitochondrial uncoupling protein 4 isoform X1 yields MAAKTDESSPAVAPSQSNSPAPSSGRHQLRPVKFDYADSFACTYIVSVVAASIAELATYPLDLTKTRLQIQGEGTAHSAGKSNMQYRGMVATAFGIAREEGALKLWQGVTPALYRHVVYSGVRICSYDLMRKEFTQNGTQSLPVWKSALCGVTAGAVAQWLASPADLVKVQIQMEGRRRLMGEPPRVHSAGHAFRQIVQRGGVKGLWKGSIPNVQRAALVNLGDLTTYDTIKHLIMDRLHMPDCHTVHVLASVCAGFVAAIMGTPADVVKTRIMNQPTDENGRGLLYRGSVDCLRQTVSKEGFVALYKGFLPCWIRMAPWSLTFWLSFEQIRKMIGASGY; encoded by the exons ATGGCCGCCAAGACGGACGAATCCTCGCCAGCCGTGGCGCCAAGCCAAAGCAACAGTCCCGCGCCCTCCAGTGGACGCCACCAACTGCGACCCGTGAAGTTCGACTACGCGGACTCATTTGCCTGCACCTACATCGTTTCCGTGGTAGCCGCCTCCATCGCAGAACTGGCCACCTATCCCTTGGACCTGACCAAGACGCGTCTGCAGATCCAGGGCGAAGGAACCGCTCATTCGGCGGGAAAGTCCAAT ATGCAATACCGCGGCATGGTGGCCACCGCCTTCGGGATTGCGCGTGAGGAGGGCGCCCTGAAGCTGTGGCAGGGCGTAACGCCGGCGCTCTACCGACACGTCGTCTATAG CGGTGTGAGGATCTGCAGCTACGACCTCATGCGCAAGGAGTTCACGCAGAACGGCACCCAGTCTCTGCCGGTTTGGAAGTCGGCGCTGTGCGGCGTCACGGCCGGAGCCGTTGCCCAGTGGCTTGCCTCGCCCGCTGACCTGGTCAAGGTGCAAATCCAGATGGAGGGCCGACGACGGCTGATGGGCGAGCCACCGAGGGTCCACTCCGCTGGCCATGCCTTCCGGCAGATTGTGCAGCGTGGCGGAGTTAAGGGCCTGTGGAAGGGCAGCATCCCGAATGTGCAGCGAGCGGCGTTGGTTAATCTGGGCGACTTAACCACATACGACACCATCAAGCACCTGATCATGGACCGCCTGCATATGCCCGACTGTCACACAGTCCACGTACTGGCCTCCGTTTGCGCCGGATTCGTGGCAGCGATCATGGGCACGCCAGCTGATGTGGTAAAGACGCGCATCATGAACCAGCCCACCGACGAGAATGGGCG GGGCCTGCTCTACCGCGGATCCGTGGACTGCCTGCGTCAGACGGTTTCGAAGGAGGGCTTTGTGGCGCTGTACAAAGGCTTCCTGCCCTGCTGGATACGAATGGCACCGTGGTCGCTCACCTTCTGGCTGTCCTTCGAGCAGATCCGCAAGATGATCGGAGCCTCCGGCTACTGA
- the LOC122623774 gene encoding mitochondrial uncoupling protein 4 isoform X2 yields MRKEFTQNGTQSLPVWKSALCGVTAGAVAQWLASPADLVKVQIQMEGRRRLMGEPPRVHSAGHAFRQIVQRGGVKGLWKGSIPNVQRAALVNLGDLTTYDTIKHLIMDRLHMPDCHTVHVLASVCAGFVAAIMGTPADVVKTRIMNQPTDENGRGLLYRGSVDCLRQTVSKEGFVALYKGFLPCWIRMAPWSLTFWLSFEQIRKMIGASGY; encoded by the exons ATGCGCAAGGAGTTCACGCAGAACGGCACCCAGTCTCTGCCGGTTTGGAAGTCGGCGCTGTGCGGCGTCACGGCCGGAGCCGTTGCCCAGTGGCTTGCCTCGCCCGCTGACCTGGTCAAGGTGCAAATCCAGATGGAGGGCCGACGACGGCTGATGGGCGAGCCACCGAGGGTCCACTCCGCTGGCCATGCCTTCCGGCAGATTGTGCAGCGTGGCGGAGTTAAGGGCCTGTGGAAGGGCAGCATCCCGAATGTGCAGCGAGCGGCGTTGGTTAATCTGGGCGACTTAACCACATACGACACCATCAAGCACCTGATCATGGACCGCCTGCATATGCCCGACTGTCACACAGTCCACGTACTGGCCTCCGTTTGCGCCGGATTCGTGGCAGCGATCATGGGCACGCCAGCTGATGTGGTAAAGACGCGCATCATGAACCAGCCCACCGACGAGAATGGGCG GGGCCTGCTCTACCGCGGATCCGTGGACTGCCTGCGTCAGACGGTTTCGAAGGAGGGCTTTGTGGCGCTGTACAAAGGCTTCCTGCCCTGCTGGATACGAATGGCACCGTGGTCGCTCACCTTCTGGCTGTCCTTCGAGCAGATCCGCAAGATGATCGGAGCCTCCGGCTACTGA
- the LOC122623774 gene encoding uncharacterized protein LOC122623774 isoform X3 translates to MAAKTDESSPAVAPSQSNSPAPSSGRHQLRPVKFDYADSFACTYIVSVVAASIAELATYPLDLTKTRLQIQGEGTAHSAGKSNRCEDLQLRPHAQGVHAERHPVSAGLEVGAVRRHGRSRCPVACLAR, encoded by the exons ATGGCCGCCAAGACGGACGAATCCTCGCCAGCCGTGGCGCCAAGCCAAAGCAACAGTCCCGCGCCCTCCAGTGGACGCCACCAACTGCGACCCGTGAAGTTCGACTACGCGGACTCATTTGCCTGCACCTACATCGTTTCCGTGGTAGCCGCCTCCATCGCAGAACTGGCCACCTATCCCTTGGACCTGACCAAGACGCGTCTGCAGATCCAGGGCGAAGGAACCGCTCATTCGGCGGGAAAGTCCAAT CGGTGTGAGGATCTGCAGCTACGACCTCATGCGCAAGGAGTTCACGCAGAACGGCACCCAGTCTCTGCCGGTTTGGAAGTCGGCGCTGTGCGGCGTCACGGCCGGAGCCGTTGCCCAGTGGCTTGCCTCGCCCGCTGA
- the LOC122623759 gene encoding replication factor C subunit 4 yields MQAFLKTGKSTAGSGDKNQGVTTVRRKPPAPWVEKYRPRNVDDVVEQSEVVAVLRKCVEGADLPNMLLYGPPGTGKTSTILAASRQIFGDMFKDRILELNASDERGINVVRTKIKNFSQLSASSVRPDGKPCPPFKIIILDEADSMTHAAQSALRRTMEKESRSTRFCLICNYVSRIIVPITSRCSKFRFKALGDDKVIDRLKYICEMEGVKIEEDAYKSIVKISGGDLRRAITTLQSCYRLKGPEHIINTADLFEMSGVIPEYYLEDYLEVCRSGNYERLEQFVREIGFSAYSVGQMMEQFVEFIVHHPGLNDPQKATICDKLGECCFRLQDGGSEYLQIMDLGCCIILALK; encoded by the exons ATGCAAGCATTTTTGAAAACGGGAAAATCGACGGCGGGATCCGGCGATAAGAACCAGGGAGTTACGACGGTACGACGCAAGCCACCGGCTCCGTGGGTGGAGAAATA TCGGCCACGCAATGTGGATGATGTGGTGGAGCAGTCCGAGGTGGTGGCCGTGCTGCGCAAGTGCGTTGAGGGCGCGGACCTGCCCAATATGCTGCTCTACGGACCGCCCGGCACGGGCAAGACCAGTACGATCCTGGCCGCCAGCCGACAGATCTTCGGGGACATGTTCAAGGACCGCATCCTCGAGCTAAACGCCTCCGACGAGCGTGGCATCAATGTGGTGCGCACCAAGATCAAGAACTTCTCGCAGCTGTCGGCCAGCAGCGTGCGACCGGACGGTAAGCCCTGTCCGCCCTTTAAGATCATCATTCTGGACGAGGCCGACTCGATGACCCATGCCGCACAGTCTGCGCTGCGTCGCACCATGGAGAAGGAGAGCCGGAGCACCCGCTTCTGCCTAATCTGCAACTATGTGTCCAGAATTATTGTGCCCATCACGTCGCGTTGCTCGAAGTTCCGCTTCAAGGCGCTGGGCGACGACAAGGTTATCGATCGGCTGAAGTACATTTGCGAGATGGAGGGGGTAAAGATAGAGGAGGATGCCTATAAATCCATTGTAAAAATTTCTGGCGGAGATCTGCGCCGCGCTATCACCACCCTGCAGTCCTGCTACCGCCTCAAAGGACCCGAGCACATCATCAACACTGCCGATCTCTTCGAGATGTCGGGCGTCATACCGGAGTACTATCTGGAGGATTACCTTGAGGTCTGTCGCTCTGGGAACTACGAGCGCCTGGAGCAGTTCGTGCGGGAGATCGGCTTCTCCGCCTACAGCGTTGGCCAAATGATGGAACAGTTTGTTGAGTTCATTGTCCATCATCCGGGCCTGAATGATCCGCAAAAAGCCACGATCTGCGACAAGTTGGGC GAATGTTGCTTTCGCCTGCAGGACGGCGGTTCCGAGTATCTGCAGATCATGGACCTTGGCTGCTGCATCATCTTAGCTTTAAAGTAA
- the LOC122623760 gene encoding transcription initiation factor TFIID subunit 9, with product MSVEKAEKAKISAQIKHVPKDAQVIMSILKELNIQEYEPRVVNQMLEFTFRYVTCILDDAKVYANHARKKTIDMDDVRLATEMTLDKSFTGPPARHVLAKVADVRNGMPLPPIKPHCGLRLPPDRYCLTGVNYKLRATNQPKKMTKSAVEGRPLKTVVKPVSSANGPKRPHSVVAKQQVVTIPKPVIKFTTTTTTKTVASSGGSGGGGGLEVKSEPSGTGGDLKMEVDSDAAAVGSIAGTSGSGAGNASGAGGSSGVGVAVKREREEEEFEFVTN from the exons ATGAGTGTGGAGAAGGCCGAAAAGGCCAAGATCAGTGCCCAAATCAAGCACGTACCGAAGGACGCGCAGGTGATCATGTCCATCCTGAAGGAGCTGAATATCCAGGAGTACGAGCCGCGCGTGGTCAACCAAATGCTGGAGTTCACCTTCC GCTATGTCACCTGCATTCTGGACGACGCCAAGGTGTATGCTAACCATGCACGCAAGAAGACCATCGACATGGACGACGTGCGTCTGGCCACCGAGATGACGCTGGACAAGAGCTTCACCGGGCCGCCGGCGCGTCACGTTCTGGCCAAGGTGGCCGACGTACGAAACGGCATGCCCCTGCCACCCATCAAGCCGCACTGCGGTCTCCGACTGCCGCCCGACCGCTACTGCCTCACCGGCGTCAACTACAAGCTGCGAGCCACCAATCAACCCAAGAAAATGACCAAGTCGGCAGTCGAGGGGCGCCCGCTAAAGACCGTGGTCAAACCCGTCTCCAGCGCCAATGGCCCGAAGAGACCACACTCCGTGGTGGCCAAGCAGCAGGTGGTGACCATTCCCAAGCCCGTTATCAAGtttaccaccaccacaacgACAAAAACGGTGGCCAGCTCCGGCGGCTCTGGGGGCGGCGGTGGTCTGGAGGTTAAGAGCGAGCCCAGTGGCACCGGCGGAGATCTCAAGATGGAGGTGGACAGCGATGCGGCGGCCGTGGGCAGCATCGCTGGCACATCCGGCTCGGGAGCGGGAAATGCCAGCGGAGCAGGAGGTTCATCTGGTGTGGGAGTGGCCGTCAAGCGGGAGCGCGAGGAAGAGGAGTTTGAGTTTGTAACCAACTAG
- the LOC122623880 gene encoding uncharacterized protein LOC122623880, producing MPCSAVTLSIATICAIIATALLAIAFSTDNWLHYDVWRNQIQSFAAKHSDAESLLHNMNVKYYYYTRTRGLFRICYPKERPPVSAVPTYLSPIETHCSNIDYFPQAEDEKIANEDATSRLHLARSCIALFIISFVTIFCAFWTGLSGCWKRSSGAITATSILLLVTCLLAAGAMGLWHTVEFFEKEKVVGEDYFQQWNTVLRDNTKIAYDWSYIVAWAGIGTCLLASILLSGAAVCLRNEREKEEQLNLQYLMPVYSQKQPPYPPYANYAQPQIYPGPYYHGSQYGPYNY from the exons ATGCCCTGCTCGGCCGTAACCCTATCTATAGCGACGATCTGCGCGATCATCGCCACCGCCCTGCTGGCGATCGCCTTCTCCACGGATAATTGGCTGCACTACGATGTCTGGCGCAACCAGATACAG tcCTTTGCCGCCAAGCACTCGGATGCGGAGTCCCTGCTGCACAACATGAACGTGAAGTACTATTACTACACGAGGACACGGGGCCTGTTCAGGATCTGCTATCCCAAGGAGCGGCCGCCAGTTTCAGCGG TGCCCACCTATCTGTCACCGATCGAGACGCACTGCTCGAACATTGACTACTTCCCGCAGGCGGAGGACGAGAAGATCGCCAACGAGGACGCCACATCGCGCCTGCATTTGGCCCGCTCCTGCATTGCCCTGTTCATCATCAGCTTCGTGACCATCTTCTGTGCGTTCTGGACCGGATTATCCGGCTGCTGGAAGCGCTCCTCGGGCGCCATCACAGCCACCTCGATCCTGCTGCTAGTCACCTGTCTCCTGGCCGCCGGCGCCATGGGACTCTGGCACACCGTCGAGTTCTTTGAGAAGGAGAAGGTCGTGGGCGAGGATTACTTCCAGCAGTGGAACACG gtcCTGCGCGACAACACGAAGATCGCCTACGACTGGTCGTACATCGTGGCCTGGGCAGGAATCGGAACCTGTCTCCTGGCGTCCATCCTGCTCTCCGGCGCGGCTGTTTGCCTGCGCAACGAGCGGGaaaaggaggagcagctgaacCTGCAGTACCTGATGCCAG TTTACTCGCAGAAGCAGCCACCCTATCCCCCCTATGCCAACTACGCCCAGCCGCAGATCTACCCAGGACCCTACTACCATGGCTCGCAGTACGGACCCTACAACTACTAG